From Quercus lobata isolate SW786 chromosome 1, ValleyOak3.0 Primary Assembly, whole genome shotgun sequence, one genomic window encodes:
- the LOC115956893 gene encoding histidine-containing phosphotransfer protein 2-like: protein MVGTDLRQQLNNYIQSMRDQGILDSQFQSVQALKTEENPHFVLETITGFCNDADNGIAQMTRYLEGPVVDFTNLTGLSHFLRGSSSSVGGVRMALACRDLRRASEANNKQGCIEGMARLKHEYNSLKEGLNNISQIERQLIGNAQRGRQ from the exons atggtgggaaCTGATCTCAGGCAGCAGCTCAATAACTATATTCAGTCCATGCGTGATCAA GGCATACTGGACAGCCAATTTCAAAGCGTGCAAGCTTTGAAAACTGAAGAGAATCCTCACTTTGTCTTGGAAACCATCACTGGATTCTGCAATGATGCTGACAATGGCATTGCACAGATGACCAGATATCT GGAAGGGCCGGTTGTAGACTTTACCAATTTGACTGGTTTATCTCACTTTCTAAGGGGAAGTAGCTCAAG CGTTGGTGGTGTTCGGATGGCCCTTGCTTGTCGTGATCTCCGACGTGCTAGCGAAGCCAACAACAAACAAGG GTGCATTGAAGGCATGGCCAGGCTCAAGCATGAATACAACTCTCTGAAGGAAGGTCTCAATAACATTTCTCAG ATCGAGAGGCAACTGATCGGCAATGCTCAAAGGGGACGCCAGTAG
- the LOC115979798 gene encoding 60S acidic ribosomal protein P2B-like, protein MKVVAAYLLAVLGGNTTPSAEDLKNILGSVGAEADDDRIELLLSEVKGKDITELIAAGREKLSSVPSGGGAIAVAAPGGGAGGAAPEAAAAESKKEEKVEEKEESDDDMGFSLFD, encoded by the exons ATGAAGGTTGTCGCTGCGTACTTGTTGGCCGTGTTGGGAGGCAACACAACTCCTTCCGCTGAGGACTTGAAGAACATCCTCGGATCAG TTGGGGCTGAAGCTGATGATGATAGAATTGAGTTGCTCTTGTCTGAAGTCAAGGGAAAAGATATCACAGAGCTGATTGCAGCTGGTAGGGAGAAGTTGTCATCAGTGCCTTCTGGTGGCGGCGCTATTGCTGTTGCTGCACCTGGTGGTGGTGCTGGTGGAGCTGCTCCTGAAGCTGCTGCTGCCGAGTCAAAGAAAGAGGAGAAAGtggaagagaaagaggagtctgATGAC GATATGGGTTTCAGCCTCTTTGACTAA